GATTCGATCGACGCCCGTCCACAACGGCTGTTCGGCGACGGCGGCGAGGTCTGGCTCGACGAGGTCGTTGACGTTTCGATCGTGGAATCGGACGCCGATCACACGTATTCAGTGACTGTCGAGGACACGCATACGCTGGTCGCGAACGACCTCTTCACCGGCCAGTGCGACGGCGACGAGGACTGCGTGATGCTTCTAATGGATGGGTTGTTGAATTTCTCGAAGGAGTATCTCCCCGACAAGCGCGGCGGGCAGATGGACGCTCCCCTCGTGATGTCCTCGCGGATCGACCCCGCCGAGATCGACGACGAGGCCCACAACATGGACGTCGTCGAGCGCTACCCTCTCGAGTTCTACGAGGCGACCCGCGAGATGGCCGACCCCGGCGAGGTCGACATCAGGCTCGCGGAGGAATCCGTTGGGACTGACGACCAGTACCGTGGCTTTGCCCACACCCACGACACCTCGAACATCGCGCTCGGGCCGGACCTCTCGGCGTACAAGACCCTCGGGTCGATGATGGAGAAGATGGACGCCCAGTTGGAACTGGCAAGAAAGCTCCGAGCAGTAGATGAAACCGACGTTGCGGAGCGCGTCATCGAGTACCACTTCCTGCCCGACCTGATCGGGAATTTGAGAGCGTTCTCCAGCCAGGAGACGCGCTGTCTCTCCTGCGGGAAGAAATACAGGAGAATGCCGCTGTCGGGCGACTGCCGGGACTGCGGCGGGAACGTGAACCTCACCGTGCATCAGGGGTCGGTCAACAAGTACATGGACACCGCCATCCGCGTCGCCGAGGAGTACGGCTGCCGGGAGTACACCAAACAGCGCCTGAAGATCCTCGATCGCTCGCTCGAGAGCGTCTTCGAGAACGACAAGAACAAACAGAGCGGGATCGCGGACTTCATGTGAGAACAAGGGGCTATCTAGGAGACACCCATCTTCGAGGAATCAACCCCGGGGTAGGGTACGAAGATCCCCTTCCACCAACTCAAAACAACTCATTCATTCGCCGCTTGATTCTTCTACGAAGACTAGGTTTAGTAGACTCAATTATTACCGTATCTCCGTCCCGCTTCAATTCGATAGTACCCTCTCTCGGCTCATGGGAACGACAGGCAACGGCATACGTGATTGTTGCTGAGTCATCCGTGAATTCCCCTATCCTCGTTGTGAACTGAAGGCCTATTTTAGAATAAATGATATCGTTTATCTGGAACATAATCCAATTTATATGGGATACGTCTTCTTCATCTACTGTAAGACCGTTTTCTTCATCAAAAGAAAATACTTCAGTCTTTGGATGTATAATCTGATTATACTCAGCAAATGTTCCAAACATTTTCTCAGTAAGCAATTGGCTACTAGTATCTGTATCATTAACGTGGAGAATATTCATTCCTTCGAATTCCAATTCTATAAAAACATCTTCTGCGTATTTTCGACCATCATTAACCACGTTGAAAAGTATTGGCGTTTGTTCTGCCTGATCTGGTTCTCCTAGAACATCAACATCTACGAATATATACGGCCTCTTCAAATAATACTTGTAGATAACAATAGCACCACTGAGAAGCCCTATAATCCATCCACCCCATTGTACAATTTCACTAATATCTACCATACACTATCTGTCTTGTTACTTAATCCGATAGAATCTGTCTTAGAGTATTTGAATTCGACAAGAACAAACAGAGCGGGATCGCAGACTTCTTGTAGCCGTTCCCGCCGCAGAAGGTTGATGTGTGTCTCGATCCTACTGACAGTATGAGTTCCGCAGAGCCGCGGGGGCTGCAGGCGTTCCCCGAGGCGCTCTCGTCGCGCGAGGCGTGGCTCGAACCGTTCGGGTGGTACCGGGAGATGCGCGAGGACGCGCCGGTTCGGTACGATCCCGAGCGCGACTCGTGGGACGTCTTCCGCTACGCCGACGTCAAGCGGATCCTGAACGACGACGCGACCTTCTCGGTCGACCCCGAGAAGGCGAGCGACTTCGTCGAACCCGAGGGCGAGGGCGCGGGGCTGATCCTCGATACGATGCTCTTCGAGGACCCGCCGCGCCACGACGACCTCCGCAGTGTTGTCGAGGACTCGTTTCGCCCGCGGGCGATTCGCGAACTTGAACCCCGGATTCGGGAGTTGACCCGCGAGATCCTCGACAGCATCCTTGAAGACGAGGGCGAGATGGATCTCGTCTCCGAGTTCGCCTACCCATTGCCGGTCGCGGTGATCGCCGAACTGCTGGGCGTGCCCGTCGAGGACCGCGACCGGTTCAAGGAGTGGTCCGACGCCATCGTCTCCTCGGCTGACGAGCGCGAGAGCGGCGCGGAGTTCGCACGGCGCCAGCAGGAGGTCCAGCGCGAGATGGGCTTTTACTTCCTCCAGCTCATCGAGGAACGCCGCGAAGATCCACGAGAGGACCTGATCTCGACCATCGCGACCGCCGAGGTGGGCGGCGAGCCCCTACCCCGCGAGGAGGTTCTGGGGACCTGCATGCTGTTGCTCGTCGCGGGCAACATCACGACGACGAACCTGATCACGAACGCCGTCCGGTGTTTCGGCGAGCCTGATGTCGACCTCCTCGGGACCTACACGGAGGCGGGCGCGGTTCCCACGATGGCCATCGAGGAGGCGCTTCGCTACCGCGCGCCCGTCCAGGCGATGACCCGCATCGCGACCGAGGAGGTGACGATGAGCGGCGAGACCATCGGCGCGGGCGACCGGGTCATCGTCTGGCTCGGCTCGGCAAACCGCGACGAGCGACAGTTCCCCGACGGCGATTCGTTCGTTCCCGACCGCTCGCCAAACCAGCATCTCGGGTTCGGTCACGGCACCCACTACTGTCTGGGCGCGCCACTCGCTCGATTGGAGGCCGAAGTCGCCCTCTCGGAACTGTTCGACCGGCTCGCGGACCTCGAACCCGTCGAAACCGACCTCCAGCCGACCCGCAGTTCGTTCATCTACGGCGTCGAGTCGCTGCCCCTGCACTACGCTACCGTCTGAGGGTGGATCTTTATGGCGTCCTGCGTCGAACCGTCACGTATGAACGACGGCGAGACACCCGACGACGTCAGCGAGGAGGAGATCGACCGGATCGACTTCGGGCAGCCGGTCTTCGACGGGGAGGGCAATCGCCTCGGCAAGGTCCGCGGGTTCGACAACGCCGGATTCTACGTCACGATGCGCGAGGGCTACGAGTCCATGAGCGTCGAGCACGCCCGTTCCGGCGGCCAGTTCGGCGAGGCCGAACTCATGTGGCGCTGCACGGAGTGTGGCGAGATGGGCCGGATCGACGAGGGCCTCCCCGAGGAGTGTCCGAACTGTGGCGAACCCCGGGAATCGCTGATGTACTGGACCGAAGACTAGCGGTGAGGATCGTCGTCTTCGGCGCGGGCAGTCTCGGGAGCCTCCTCGGGGGCCTGCTCGCGCGCGAACACCGCGTCACGCTGGTCGGGCGCGATCCCCACGTTTCTACCATTCGGGAGGACGGCCTGCGGATCTCGGGTGCTATCGAGGCGCACGTCTTCCCCGACGCGACGACCGACGCCGACCTCGCGGCGGATCTCGTACTCGTTACGGTCAAGAGCTACGACACCGCTCGGGCCGCCCGGACCCTTTCGACCGGCGAGTTCGGGGCCGTACTCTCGCTCCAGAACGGGATCGGCAACGAGGACCGCCTCGCACGCGACCTCGACTCCCCGGTGCTCGCCGGAACGGCCAGTTACGGCGCGGCCCTCGAGAGGCCGGGCGAGGTCGCCTGCACGGGGGTCGGGCGAGTGGTCCTCGGATCGTCCGAGGGCGGCGAGAGCGCGCTCGCAGCGCGCGTCGGAGAGGCGTTCGCCGACGCCGGAATCGAGGCGACCGTCGCCGCCGACATGCCCCGACGGCTCTGGGAGAAGTGTGCGGTCAACGCGGGGATCAACCCCGTGACGGCGCTCGCAGGGATCGAAAACGGTGCGATACTGGCCGATCCGGCGTGGCCGATCGCCCGCGAGGCGGCCCGCGAGACCGCTCGCGTCGCCCGCGAGAACGGGGTCGAACTGGCCGAGGAAACGGCCGTCGGCGCGCTCCGGCGGGTCGCGAGCGCCACCCGTGAAAACACGTCTTCGATGGCGCAGGACCTCGAGAAGGGACGGCGAACCGAGATCGATGCGATCAACGGCGCCGTCGTCGAGCACGCCCGGAGCGAGGTCCCGACGAACGCGCTGCTCGCGGGACTGGTGAAAACGTGGGAAACCTCGAAAGGACTGCGTTAGAACGGCGCCTGCGGGCCTTCGTCGCTCGACTCGTCGTCGGTGGTCTCGCCGGGGAACGAGGGGCTCATGCCGCCGCCCATTCCGCCGTCGCCGCCCATGCCGGTCTCGGCGTGAACCTGCGTGATCTCGGGGATCTCCTTGACCATCCGGCTCTTGATCGCCTGGATCGTCATCGGGGAGATGCCACAGCCGCTGCAGGCCCCGCCCAGTTGGATCGTCACCTCGCCGCTCTCGCGGTCGAGGTTCTGGATGGCGGCGCTGCCGCCGTGCATCTGGATCTGCGGGAAGTTGCGCCGCAGGAAGTTCATCACGCGCTCGTCGAGGTCGTCCGCTTCCTGCGTGTCGGTGCTCATGTTCCCGGGTAGGGAGCCAGCGTTGATAGACCTTTGGACTGCCTCATACTGTCGGCTGTACGGACGTACCCATCGCCGGGAACGGTCGGATCATCGGAGTTCCAATTAACGGGTTACAGCCGCCAGTATCAGCGCTCGACGCCGAACACCCGGTGGAGTTCGGTCTCGATCCGTTCGACGTAGGTTTCGAGTATTCCCTCGAAGCGCTCCCGTTCGACGATCACGCCCTGTAGCCGGTCGTAGGGGTTCTCGGGGAGGTCGACCGAGAACTCCCCATCCTCGTACTGGGGCTCGCTCTCGTTCAACACCTGTTGGTCGATCGCGTGAACCAACTCGGAGTCGTAGCGGTCGTTCATGTGCTCGAAGGCGTTCTTGTAGGCCCGCTGCAGCTCGTTGAAGTAGTGGACGTACTTGTCCTCGAACTTCGAGGGATCGAATTCGGCCATACCCGTCCCTTGAACGGCCCGGGTAAAAACGGGGCGGTGTCCCTATCCCGACGTTCTCTATCGCCACTACTGGTTTATCCACCGTGGCGCCGTGTGGTACGTACCATCTGCGGGACCGGCAACGAGCGGGTAACGTGGATCTCCGCGGCCGGATGTCGCGTTCGGTATCGACAGCCACGATGCCGGTCCGATACTGGGGCCACCGATCCATACACACGATCGGTTATCACAGCCCCGTCGGTCGTGCTCCACGACCGGATCCGAGGAGCGACCGACGGCCATAAACCGGATACGGCGATACGAAACCCACCTCATTCCGAGCCGATGCGGGTTTCACGGGGTGTATTACCCTCGCGGGTGTACGCTGGCGTATGAGCGCTACGATAGCAGAGATCGAACTCCCGACCGAGGAGTTCGCCCTCTCGGAAACGCTCTCGGAGATCGAGGACCTCGAATTCGAGGTCGAACGGTTCGTCGCCCACGACGCCGACCACGTCATGCCGTTCGTCTGGGTCAGCGGCGACGACGGCGACCGGATCGGGGAGACGCTCGAACGCGACGGCTCGGTGGAGGACCTCCAACTCCTCTCGGAACTCGACGGCGAGTGGCTCTACCGCATGGAGTGGATCGACCAGATCGAGACGTTGGTCCGGATCCTCGTCGAGGAGGACGGCTCGATCCTCGCCGCGTTCGGCGACGAGTCGGGCTGGCAGCTCCGCGTGCTCTTTCCCGAACGGGACGCGCTCTCGCGCACCTACGACTACTGCCGGGACGCCGGGCTCACGATGGACATTCGGAGCATCTACCGGCTCGACGACGGCCGCGAGGGCCGGTTCGGCCTCACCGACGAGCAGCAGGACACGCTCGTCGCCGCCTACGAGCGCGGCTACTTCGACGTTCCACGGGAGATCACCCTCACCGACCTCGCCGACGAGATCGGGATCTCCCACCAGGCGCTCTCCGAACGCCTGCGTCGCGGGGAGAAGAGCGTCCTCGAGAACACCGTCATCGTCGGCTCCGAGGGCGAGTAGCTCACCGCTCGCGGAGGTACCGCCGACGAGCAGCACGACGAGGACCGATCGTGCGAGTCCGTCGACGGCGTCGAGCACGTCGAGCGTCCCGAGCGTAGATCCGACGATCACGTACCAGAGGACGATCTGCCCCGCCGTAAACGGGATTCCGACCGCGTAGAGCAGCGGCCGGCGGTAGTCCACGAGTACGGGGGCGATCCCGCCGAAGAAGCCCGGTCCCGCGAGGCGGAAACCCGTCCGAAGCACGAAATCGGACGACCGCCGCGAACCCCGGCCTCACGCCAGTTGCTCGCCGACGAGTCGATCCGCGCGGGCGATGAACGCCGCTCGCTCGCCCTCGGGAACCGTCGCGCCGGCGGCGACGTCGTGGCCGCCGCCGTCGCCGCCGACGGCGCGGGCGGCGGTCCCGACCACCGCCGAGAGGTCGAGCCCCCGGCGGACGAGGGCGTGGGTTCCCCGGGCCGACACCTTCGCGCTCCCGTCGTCCTTCTCGGCGAAGGCGACGATCGGTTTCCCCGGGTCGGCGCCGTCGGACCCGAGCGCCATCCCCGCGACGATGCCGACGATCGTCTCGGGGATCCGGTCCTCGGCGTCGAACCACTGGAGGTTCGTCTCGCGGGTGATCCCCATCGATCTCACCAGACGCAACCCCGCCGAGAGGTTGCGCCGGTGGTTCTTCAACAACTCGCGGGCCGCATCGAGCGCGCCCTCGCGGTCGCCCAGACAGACCGCGAGCCCCACGTCGGCGCGTTCGTAGCGCGCGGTGGCGTTGAGCAGCGTCGAAAACTCGCTCGCGTCCCGGAGTTCGGTCCCCGGTTGCTCGCGCGCGAGGGTGTGGGTCGTCCCGATCAACCCGTCGATCCGCTCGCTCGGAACGCCGCTCGCGACCGCCCGCCGGACGAGCGCGCTCGCGACCGTTCGCTTCTCGTCGTCCGCCAGATCGGCCCAACAGCGCCACTCGCCCCCTTCACGGAGGTCGATGTCGAGGTCGTCGAGGAACCTGAGGGTGCCGTTCGCGTCGCCCGAGATCCCCGGGATCCCGACGTCGCTCGTGTACTCCAGAAGCTTCGGGAGGGGGCGCGTCTGGGTGCCGTACAGCGCGAGGTCCGTGGCGGTATCCAGCACGCCCGCTTCGACGCCCTCTCTCACGACCGCCGCGTTCGCACCGACGAGTTCGCCGTCGCTCGACTGCATGTCGCCGACCGCCCCGACGACCGCCAGCGCCGCGAGGTCCCGGTTCGCGGGACCACCCAACGCGCGCGCGAGGAGGTACGCCGTCCCCGCACCCGAGAGCTCAGTCGCTCCGTTCAGCCCCTCCAGAAGCGGGTTGCAGTGGAACTCGGTCTCTGCGTCCGCGGGCTGGTGGTGATCGCAGATCACGGGCGTGAACGCGCCGCGGTCCTCGTGCTCGGCGATCAGGTCGAGTTGGCCGCTGCCGAAGTCGGTGAAGAGGACGGTCCCGAACCCGCTCTCGGCGATCTCCTCCAACGCCTCGGCGTCGAGCTGGTTGGCGAACGTCGCCTCGAACGGAATCCCCGCGCGTTCGAGCGCGCTCGCCGCGATCCCCGCGCTCGCCAGTCCGTCGGCATCGATGTGCGAGGCCAGCAGCACCCCCTCGGCCCGGGCTATCCGCTCCGCACAGGCGCTCGCGCGCGCGTCGAGTTCGGGGACCGGTCCGACCATCTACGCTCCGTTGGCCCGTCACCGAGTATAAACTTCCGGAGTGGAGCGGTGGCGGTTTACCTCCCGGCCGGCCTACCCTTCCGTATGCCCTCGAACTCGCTCGTCTCGGTCCTCGTGAAACTGCTGGTCGTGGGGCTGCTGGCGATCACGCTCGTCTCGACGTACCTCACGAGCCGGCAGTCCGGCCCCGTCGCGGCGCTCCCGAGCCTGATCGGCGTCTACGTCACGCTCGTCCTCGCGGTCGGCGTCTTCGCCACGAGCCTGCTCGACCCCCGCTTTCAGGTCGCGTTCGCGCTCGGCATCGCCGCCCTCGGCGTCTCGCTGTACGTCACCGGGAGCGCCCTCGTCGGCGCCCTGCTGGCGGCCGTTGGCCTGTTCGCGCTGGGGACGAAGGGCCGCGAACTCGCCCGATAGCGAAACCGGGAAACGCCGGCCCGCCGTCGCGCCGGTATGGACGCCGCCTACCCGCCGCCGGTCGAACGGGGCGACACGGTCGCGGTGATCGCCCCCTCGCACGCCGCCCCCCGGGGCGCGCTCTCCCGGGGGATCGGACGCCTCCGCTCGTTCGACCTCGACGTGGAGGTCTTCGACACCGCGACCCGCACGACCGACTGGCTCCGCGCCAATCCCGGGGCGCGCGCCGAGGATGTCCACCGGGCGTTCGAGCGCGAGGATATCCGAGGAATTATCGCCGCGTTCGGCGGCAACGACCAGCTCCGGATGCTCCCCCATCTCGATCCCGAGCGCGTTCGTGAGAACCCCACGCGCTTTTTCGGCGCGAGCGACAACACCCACCTGCACCTGTTTCTCGACGACCTGGGGATCGTCTCGTTTTACGGCGCTCAGCTGTTTCCCGATCTGGTCGCCGACCCGCGGATGCGCCCCTCCACCCGCGGGTGGGTCGAGCGCGCCCTGTTCGAGACGCCCTTCGGCCCGCTCTCGCCCGCCGAGGGGTGGACCGACGAGTACTACGACATCGAGAGCGACATGCCCCGGACGTGGTTCGACGGCGAGGGGTGGCACTGGCACAACGCCGATGAACGGACGTTCACCGCGCCCGTGATCGGCGGCTGTCTCGCCATGCTCGAATCCCAACTGCTGACCGACACGCCCTACTTCACCCGCCAGACCTGCGAGGGGCGGATCCTCGCGGTCGAGACCTCCGGGGAGACCCCCGAGGCCGCGGTGGTTGAGCGGTTCCTGATGGCGCTCGGCGAGCGGGGCATCCTCGATGCCTGCGAGGCGCTCGTCGTCGGCAAGCCCGAGACACCCGGGGCTGGAGAACGCGAGGAGTACCGCCGCCGCCAGCGCCGGACCGTCGCCGCGACGGTCGACGAGTACGAACCCGACCTCCCGGTCGTCTTCGATCTGGACTTCGGCCACGCCGCGCCGGACCTCCCCCTGCCGCTGGGCGCGCCCATGACGGTCGATACGGGCGCGCGCGAGATCCGATTCACCCGGTCGTGACCTCGGCGGGATCTCGTAGCCACCCGGCTATGTCGCCTCCCGAGAGCCGACGCCGTGGTTCGATCCCCGGGCGGGAACTCTCCTGACTGCTACGAGAATCTCTCTCACTCCCGATAGCTCGGCGCCGCCCGCTCTACCACGCCACAGGCCAGTTCCTCGAAGTCCGCGTTCTCGGGGACGGCGTCGACCGCGATCCCCTCGCGTTCGGCGGTCGCGCGGGTCGGCTCGCCGATCGCGCCGACGACGGCGGTGGAGAGGCCCGCGATCGCCTCCTCGCGCAGGTCGCGCTCGTCGGTGGCCGCGAGAAAGTGCTCGACCGTCAGCGAGGAGGTAAACAGCGCCCCCTCCAGTTCGCCCGCGGCGGCCCGCTCGACGGAGACGCCCGACTCGGGCGGGCGAACCAGCCTGTAGAGGACCGTCTCGTGGACGAACGCGCCCGCGTCGTTCAGCCCCTCGGTGAGGACCGGACTGCCGTGGTCCGAGCGGGCGACCTCGACGCGCGCGCCCGCGACCTCCCCGTCCAGCGCGCGGACGAGGCCGACTGAGGAGAACTCCTCGGGGATCAGATCCACGTCGTAGCCCGCCTCCCGGAGCGCTCTGGCTGTTCTATCGCCGATCGCACAGACCGTCCCCGACGGGGTCCACCCCTCCGCCCGTGCCAACTCGACGCCGGTCTTGCTCGTCAGGATCGTATAGTCGCCGTCCGCCCGTGGACTCGCTCCCGTCGGCTCGACCGCGAGCATCGGATCGGCTATCGGATCCGCGCCGAGCGCCTCCAAAAGCTCGACCGCCTCCGCGAGCCGTTCGTCGTCGGGTCGAAAGACCGCGATCCGGGTCTCCTGGGTCATTTCTCGCCCTCCCCATAGAGCCCCGCGACCCCGCCGATCACCGTCACCGCGGGCGGTTCGATCCCCTCGTCGTCGCGCACCGAGACGATCGTTTCGAGCGTTCCGACCACTGCCCGCCCGTCGGGCCAGGTGCCGCGTTCGACCAGCGCGACGGGCGTCTCGGGGTCCATCCCCGCCTCGCGAAGCGCCCGGGTGTACTCGGGGAGCTTACCGACGCCCATCAGCACGACGATCGTTCCCCCCGTCGCCGCGAGCGCCCCCCAGTCGACCGCCGACTCCCCCTTCGTGGGGTCCTCGTGGCCGGTGACGAACGACACACTCGAAGCGTGATCGCGGTGGGTGACGGGAATCCCGAAGACGGCGGGCGCCGCGATCGCGGAGGTGATCCCGGGGACCACTTCCACGGGGATCCCGCGCTCGCGGAGGTACCGTCGCTCCTCGCCGCCGCGCCCGAAGACGAACGGATCGCCGCCCTTCAGCCGGACCACCCGCTGGCCCTCGCGGGCGAGTTCGGCAAGGCGCTCGTTGATCTCTGCCTGGCCCGTTCGCTCCCCGCCCGCACGCTTGCCGACGTCCTCGCGCTTTCCCTCGGGGATCGATTCGATGATCTCGGGACCCGGAAGCTTGTCGTGGAGAACCACGTCGGCCTCCTCGATCAGGCGTTTTGCCTTCACCGTCAGGAGTTCGGGGTCGCCGGGGCCGCTTCCCACCAGGTAGACGGTTCCGGTCATCCCTCGTCCTCGCCCTCCGTCCGCTCCGTGTCGGTCTCCCCCTCGCCGGCCTCGCGTTTGGCCTCCTCGATCAGGTCGCGCGCGCCCCGGTCGGCGAGTTCCTCCGCGAGGTCGCGGGCGGTCTCGGCGTGGCGTTCGACGGGCAAGTCCCGCGTCAC
The sequence above is drawn from the Halalkalicoccus sp. NIPERK01 genome and encodes:
- a CDS encoding cytochrome P450, yielding MSSAEPRGLQAFPEALSSREAWLEPFGWYREMREDAPVRYDPERDSWDVFRYADVKRILNDDATFSVDPEKASDFVEPEGEGAGLILDTMLFEDPPRHDDLRSVVEDSFRPRAIRELEPRIRELTREILDSILEDEGEMDLVSEFAYPLPVAVIAELLGVPVEDRDRFKEWSDAIVSSADERESGAEFARRQQEVQREMGFYFLQLIEERREDPREDLISTIATAEVGGEPLPREEVLGTCMLLLVAGNITTTNLITNAVRCFGEPDVDLLGTYTEAGAVPTMAIEEALRYRAPVQAMTRIATEEVTMSGETIGAGDRVIVWLGSANRDERQFPDGDSFVPDRSPNQHLGFGHGTHYCLGAPLARLEAEVALSELFDRLADLEPVETDLQPTRSSFIYGVESLPLHYATV
- a CDS encoding 2-dehydropantoate 2-reductase; this translates as MRIVVFGAGSLGSLLGGLLAREHRVTLVGRDPHVSTIREDGLRISGAIEAHVFPDATTDADLAADLVLVTVKSYDTARAARTLSTGEFGAVLSLQNGIGNEDRLARDLDSPVLAGTASYGAALERPGEVACTGVGRVVLGSSEGGESALAARVGEAFADAGIEATVAADMPRRLWEKCAVNAGINPVTALAGIENGAILADPAWPIAREAARETARVARENGVELAEETAVGALRRVASATRENTSSMAQDLEKGRRTEIDAINGAVVEHARSEVPTNALLAGLVKTWETSKGLR
- a CDS encoding NifU family protein, whose translation is MSTDTQEADDLDERVMNFLRRNFPQIQMHGGSAAIQNLDRESGEVTIQLGGACSGCGISPMTIQAIKSRMVKEIPEITQVHAETGMGGDGGMGGGMSPSFPGETTDDESSDEGPQAPF
- a CDS encoding DUF5783 family protein gives rise to the protein MAEFDPSKFEDKYVHYFNELQRAYKNAFEHMNDRYDSELVHAIDQQVLNESEPQYEDGEFSVDLPENPYDRLQGVIVERERFEGILETYVERIETELHRVFGVER
- a CDS encoding helix-turn-helix domain-containing protein; translation: MSATIAEIELPTEEFALSETLSEIEDLEFEVERFVAHDADHVMPFVWVSGDDGDRIGETLERDGSVEDLQLLSELDGEWLYRMEWIDQIETLVRILVEEDGSILAAFGDESGWQLRVLFPERDALSRTYDYCRDAGLTMDIRSIYRLDDGREGRFGLTDEQQDTLVAAYERGYFDVPREITLTDLADEIGISHQALSERLRRGEKSVLENTVIVGSEGE
- a CDS encoding DHH family phosphoesterase, whose translation is MVGPVPELDARASACAERIARAEGVLLASHIDADGLASAGIAASALERAGIPFEATFANQLDAEALEEIAESGFGTVLFTDFGSGQLDLIAEHEDRGAFTPVICDHHQPADAETEFHCNPLLEGLNGATELSGAGTAYLLARALGGPANRDLAALAVVGAVGDMQSSDGELVGANAAVVREGVEAGVLDTATDLALYGTQTRPLPKLLEYTSDVGIPGISGDANGTLRFLDDLDIDLREGGEWRCWADLADDEKRTVASALVRRAVASGVPSERIDGLIGTTHTLAREQPGTELRDASEFSTLLNATARYERADVGLAVCLGDREGALDAARELLKNHRRNLSAGLRLVRSMGITRETNLQWFDAEDRIPETIVGIVAGMALGSDGADPGKPIVAFAEKDDGSAKVSARGTHALVRRGLDLSAVVGTAARAVGGDGGGHDVAAGATVPEGERAAFIARADRLVGEQLA
- a CDS encoding LD-carboxypeptidase produces the protein MDAAYPPPVERGDTVAVIAPSHAAPRGALSRGIGRLRSFDLDVEVFDTATRTTDWLRANPGARAEDVHRAFEREDIRGIIAAFGGNDQLRMLPHLDPERVRENPTRFFGASDNTHLHLFLDDLGIVSFYGAQLFPDLVADPRMRPSTRGWVERALFETPFGPLSPAEGWTDEYYDIESDMPRTWFDGEGWHWHNADERTFTAPVIGGCLAMLESQLLTDTPYFTRQTCEGRILAVETSGETPEAAVVERFLMALGERGILDACEALVVGKPETPGAGEREEYRRRQRRTVAATVDEYEPDLPVVFDLDFGHAAPDLPLPLGAPMTVDTGAREIRFTRS
- a CDS encoding uroporphyrinogen-III synthase, giving the protein MTQETRIAVFRPDDERLAEAVELLEALGADPIADPMLAVEPTGASPRADGDYTILTSKTGVELARAEGWTPSGTVCAIGDRTARALREAGYDVDLIPEEFSSVGLVRALDGEVAGARVEVARSDHGSPVLTEGLNDAGAFVHETVLYRLVRPPESGVSVERAAAGELEGALFTSSLTVEHFLAATDERDLREEAIAGLSTAVVGAIGEPTRATAEREGIAVDAVPENADFEELACGVVERAAPSYRE
- the cobA gene encoding uroporphyrinogen-III C-methyltransferase, which encodes MTGTVYLVGSGPGDPELLTVKAKRLIEEADVVLHDKLPGPEIIESIPEGKREDVGKRAGGERTGQAEINERLAELAREGQRVVRLKGGDPFVFGRGGEERRYLRERGIPVEVVPGITSAIAAPAVFGIPVTHRDHASSVSFVTGHEDPTKGESAVDWGALAATGGTIVVLMGVGKLPEYTRALREAGMDPETPVALVERGTWPDGRAVVGTLETIVSVRDDEGIEPPAVTVIGGVAGLYGEGEK